From a single Streptomyces liliifuscus genomic region:
- a CDS encoding hydantoinase B/oxoprolinase family protein has protein sequence MKGWQFWVDRGGTFTDVVAQRPDGRLLTRKLLSDNPSRYADAAVAGIRELLTEAGDASTGRASGQEPGHHNGLPVESVRMGTTVATNALLERKGERTLLVVTRGFRDALRIAYQNRPRIFAREIELPELLHERVIEVDERIAADGTVLRAPDLDALAGPLQEAYDAGIRAVAVVCMHSHLHPAHEQAVGELAARTGFPQISLSSEVSPLMKLVPRGDTAVVDAYLSPVLRRYVQHVADELHGVRLMFMQSNGGLAEAGQFRGKDAILSGPAGGIVGMARMSQLAGFDRVIGFDMGGTSTDVSHFAGEYERVFTTQLAGVRLRAPMLDIHTVAAGGGSVLHFDGSRYRVGPDSAGADPGPACYRGGGPLTVTDANVALGRIQPAHFPKVFGPDGDRSLDEALVRDRFTALADEIRERTGDDRTPEQVAEGYLQIAVANIANAVKRISVQKGHDVTRYALTTFGGAGGQHACMVADSLGIRTVLVPPMAGVLSALGIGLADTTAMREQSVEAPLEASAMPGILKTADSLEGAARAELLAEDVPEDRIRVTRRAQLRYDGTDTALTVELTEPDAMTRTFEDRHRATYSFTLDRPVVVEALSVEATGLTEPPDLSALVTPHSAPGTPETVSLHTGGAWRDVPLRRREELPPGDTVTGPAIITEASSTTVVDDGWQAAMTDDGHLVMERVAVTESSDLGTEVDPVLLEVFNNLFMAIAEQMGARLESTAQSVNIKERLDFSCALFDPDGNLVANAPHIPVHLGSMGTSVKEVIRRRGDSMRPGDTYAVNDPYHGGTHLPDVTVITPVFDTEGDGTGGDDTAGRDDTDGGADGGRILFYVASRGHHAEIGGIAPGSMPANSSTIEEEGILFDNWLLVEGGRLREAETRSLLTEAPFPSRNPKTNLADLRAQIAANQKGVDEVARMIEHFGLDVVQAYMKHVQDNAEEAVRRVIDTLEDGEFAYETDSGAVIRVHVSVDRESRSAKVDFTGTSPQLATNFNAPFAVVNAAVLYVFRTLVADDIPLNDGCLRPLDIVVPPGSMLAPRPPAAVVAGNVETSQAITGALYGALRVQAEGSGTMNNVTFGNERYQYYETVASGSGAGDGFPGAPVVQTHMTNSRLTDPEVLEWRLPVQLDEFAVRRDSGGAGRWRGGDGAVRRIRFHEPMTVSTLSQHRRVPPYGMAGGEPGTLGANRVERADGTVTELAGSDAAEVGPGDVLVIETPGGGGYGPPPPGTTEASATNEPSATNEPSSTTDASSTEARDTTEAGEENDDLRAH, from the coding sequence GTGAAGGGCTGGCAGTTCTGGGTCGACCGCGGTGGCACCTTCACCGATGTCGTCGCCCAGCGCCCCGACGGACGGCTGCTCACCCGCAAGCTCCTCTCGGACAACCCGTCCCGGTACGCCGACGCCGCAGTGGCGGGCATCCGCGAACTCCTGACCGAAGCCGGTGACGCCTCGACGGGACGGGCATCCGGGCAGGAACCTGGTCACCACAACGGCCTACCGGTGGAATCCGTTCGTATGGGCACCACCGTCGCCACCAACGCTCTCCTGGAGCGCAAGGGCGAACGCACCCTCCTCGTCGTCACCCGCGGCTTCCGCGACGCGCTGCGGATCGCCTATCAGAACCGCCCTCGGATCTTCGCCCGCGAGATCGAACTCCCCGAACTGCTCCACGAACGCGTCATCGAGGTCGACGAACGCATCGCCGCCGACGGCACCGTCCTGCGCGCCCCCGACCTGGACGCCCTCGCCGGGCCCCTCCAGGAGGCGTACGACGCCGGAATCCGCGCGGTCGCGGTCGTCTGCATGCACAGCCACCTCCACCCCGCCCACGAACAGGCCGTCGGCGAGCTGGCCGCCCGCACAGGCTTCCCGCAGATCTCGCTCTCCAGCGAGGTCAGCCCCCTGATGAAGCTCGTCCCGCGCGGTGACACGGCCGTCGTCGACGCCTATCTGTCGCCCGTCCTGCGCCGCTATGTGCAGCACGTCGCCGACGAACTCCACGGCGTACGACTGATGTTCATGCAGTCCAACGGCGGCCTCGCCGAAGCCGGACAGTTCCGCGGCAAGGACGCCATCCTCTCCGGGCCGGCCGGCGGCATCGTCGGCATGGCGCGGATGTCTCAACTGGCCGGCTTCGACCGCGTCATCGGCTTCGACATGGGCGGCACCTCCACGGACGTCTCGCACTTCGCCGGTGAGTACGAACGCGTCTTCACCACCCAGCTCGCCGGGGTTCGGCTGCGCGCGCCCATGCTGGACATCCACACCGTCGCCGCGGGCGGCGGATCCGTCCTCCACTTCGACGGCTCCCGCTACCGCGTAGGGCCGGACTCGGCGGGAGCGGACCCGGGCCCCGCCTGCTACCGAGGCGGCGGCCCGCTCACCGTCACTGATGCCAACGTGGCCCTCGGCCGGATCCAACCCGCCCATTTCCCCAAGGTGTTCGGCCCCGACGGCGACCGGTCGCTCGACGAGGCCCTCGTCCGTGACCGCTTCACCGCCCTCGCCGACGAGATCCGCGAGCGGACCGGCGACGACCGCACGCCCGAGCAGGTCGCCGAGGGTTATCTGCAGATCGCCGTGGCCAACATCGCCAACGCCGTGAAGCGCATCTCGGTCCAGAAGGGCCACGACGTCACCCGCTACGCACTGACCACCTTCGGCGGCGCGGGCGGCCAGCACGCCTGCATGGTCGCCGACTCGCTCGGCATCCGCACGGTCCTCGTGCCGCCGATGGCCGGGGTCCTCTCCGCACTCGGCATCGGGCTCGCGGACACCACGGCCATGCGCGAACAGTCCGTCGAGGCGCCCCTGGAAGCCTCCGCGATGCCCGGCATCCTCAAGACCGCCGACAGCCTGGAGGGCGCGGCCCGGGCCGAACTCCTCGCCGAGGACGTCCCCGAGGACCGCATCCGCGTCACCCGCCGGGCCCAGCTGCGCTATGACGGCACGGACACGGCCCTCACCGTCGAGCTCACCGAGCCCGACGCCATGACCCGCACCTTCGAAGACCGCCATCGCGCCACCTACTCCTTCACCCTCGACCGTCCGGTCGTCGTCGAAGCCCTCTCCGTGGAAGCCACCGGTCTCACCGAACCCCCCGATCTCTCCGCCCTCGTCACCCCGCACTCCGCACCCGGCACCCCGGAGACGGTCAGCCTCCACACCGGCGGCGCCTGGCGCGACGTACCCCTGCGCCGCCGCGAGGAACTGCCCCCCGGCGACACCGTCACCGGCCCCGCGATCATCACCGAGGCCAGTTCGACGACCGTCGTCGACGACGGATGGCAGGCGGCCATGACCGACGACGGGCATCTGGTCATGGAACGCGTGGCGGTCACGGAGAGTTCCGATCTCGGCACGGAAGTCGACCCCGTACTCCTGGAGGTCTTCAACAATCTCTTCATGGCCATCGCCGAACAGATGGGCGCCCGCCTGGAGTCCACCGCCCAGTCGGTCAACATCAAGGAGCGACTGGACTTCTCCTGCGCGCTCTTCGATCCCGACGGCAACCTGGTCGCCAACGCCCCCCATATCCCGGTGCACTTGGGCTCGATGGGCACCAGTGTCAAGGAGGTCATCCGTCGCCGTGGCGACAGCATGCGCCCCGGGGACACGTACGCGGTCAACGACCCGTACCACGGCGGCACCCACCTCCCCGACGTCACGGTGATCACCCCGGTCTTCGACACGGAGGGTGACGGCACAGGGGGCGACGACACAGCCGGCCGCGACGATACGGACGGCGGCGCGGACGGCGGGCGCATCCTCTTCTACGTCGCCTCGCGCGGCCACCACGCGGAGATCGGCGGCATCGCGCCCGGGTCCATGCCGGCCAACAGCAGCACCATCGAGGAGGAAGGCATCCTCTTCGACAACTGGCTGCTCGTGGAGGGCGGCCGTCTCAGGGAGGCCGAGACCCGAAGCCTCCTCACCGAGGCGCCCTTCCCCTCGCGCAACCCGAAGACCAACCTCGCCGACCTGCGCGCCCAGATCGCCGCCAACCAGAAGGGCGTCGACGAAGTCGCCCGCATGATCGAGCACTTCGGGCTCGACGTCGTCCAGGCGTACATGAAGCACGTCCAGGACAACGCCGAGGAGGCGGTCCGCCGCGTCATCGACACCCTTGAGGACGGCGAGTTCGCCTACGAGACCGACTCCGGCGCCGTGATCCGGGTCCACGTCTCCGTGGACCGCGAAAGTCGCTCCGCGAAAGTCGACTTCACGGGCACGTCCCCGCAGCTCGCCACCAACTTCAACGCGCCGTTCGCGGTGGTCAACGCGGCCGTCCTGTACGTCTTCCGCACCCTGGTCGCCGACGACATCCCGCTCAACGACGGCTGCCTGCGGCCCCTCGACATCGTCGTACCGCCCGGCTCGATGCTCGCCCCGCGGCCACCGGCCGCCGTTGTGGCGGGAAATGTGGAGACGTCACAGGCGATCACCGGCGCCCTGTACGGTGCTCTCCGAGTGCAGGCCGAGGGCTCCGGCACCATGAACAACGTCACCTTCGGCAACGAGCGGTACCAGTACTACGAGACCGTGGCCTCCGGGTCCGGTGCGGGCGACGGCTTCCCCGGCGCGCCCGTCGTACAGACCCACATGACCAACTCGCGACTCACGGACCCCGAGGTCCTGGAGTGGCGACTGCCGGTTCAGCTCGACGAGTTCGCCGTACGACGCGACAGCGGCGGGGCCGGACGGTGGCGGGGCGGTGACGGTGCCGTACGCCGCATCCGGTTCCACGAGCCGATGACCGTCTCCACGCTCTCCCAGCACCGCAGGGTCCCGCCCTACGGTATGGCGGGCGGCGAACCCGGGACGCTGGGCGCCAACCGTGTGGAGCGCGCGGACGGCACGGTCACCGAACTCGCCGGGAGCGACGCGGCCGAGGTCGGCCCCGGCGACGTGCTGGTCATCGAAACACCCGGCGGCGGCGGATACGGTCCCCCACCGCCCGGCACCACCGAAGCAAGCGCCACGAACGAACCAAGCGCCACCAACGAACCAAGCTCGACCACCGATGCAAGCTCCACCGAAGCACGCGACACCACTGAAGCAGGAGAAGAGAACGATGATCTTCGGGCGCACTGA
- a CDS encoding GTP-binding protein produces MIFGRTERGKAPVEPVTLKILVAGGFGVGKTTMVGAVSEIKPLRTEELLTEAGRPVDDTSGVEGKHTTTVAMDFGRITLREDLVLYLFGTPGQNRFWFLWDELATGALGAVVLADTRRLEDCFAAVDYFERRSIPFVVGVNCFEGAARYPIEDVRQALDLDPGVPVVLCDARGRESVKEVLIEVVQHAMAYAAERRQTVTT; encoded by the coding sequence ATGATCTTCGGGCGCACTGAGCGCGGCAAGGCCCCCGTCGAACCCGTCACGCTCAAGATCCTCGTGGCGGGCGGTTTCGGCGTGGGCAAGACCACCATGGTCGGCGCCGTCAGCGAGATCAAGCCGCTGCGCACCGAGGAGCTGCTGACCGAGGCGGGCCGTCCCGTCGACGACACCAGCGGTGTGGAGGGCAAGCACACCACCACGGTCGCGATGGACTTCGGCCGCATCACGCTCCGCGAGGACCTGGTGCTGTACCTCTTCGGGACGCCCGGTCAGAACCGTTTCTGGTTCCTGTGGGACGAGCTCGCCACCGGCGCCCTGGGTGCCGTCGTCCTCGCAGACACCCGCCGCCTGGAGGACTGCTTCGCCGCCGTCGACTACTTCGAGCGGCGTTCCATACCCTTCGTGGTGGGCGTCAACTGCTTCGAGGGCGCGGCCCGTTACCCCATCGAGGACGTCCGCCAGGCCCTCGACCTCGACCCCGGAGTCCCGGTCGTCCTGTGCGACGCGCGCGGCCGGGAGTCGGTCAAGGAAGTCCTCATCGAGGTCGTCCAGCACGCGATGGCGTACGCCGCCGAGCGCCGCCAGACCGTCACCACCTGA
- the glpK gene encoding glycerol kinase GlpK: MTDKFVAAIDQGTTSSRCIVFNQDGAIVAVDQREHRQIFPKPGWVEHDATEIWSKVQAVVAGALAKAGLRADQLSAMGITNQRETTVLWDRATGKPVHNAIVWQDTRTSALCNELGGSDGQDRFREQTGLPLASYFSGPKAAWLLDNVPGLRARAERGEIAFGTIDSWLIWNLTGGTDGGKHVTDVTNAGRTMLMNLETLQWDQSILSAMNVPEAVLPEIRSSSEVYGTAVGQLAGVPVASALGDQQAAVFGQACYDVGTAKNTYGTGSFLLLNTGNRPVPSKNGLLTTMGYKIGSEAPVYCLEGSIAITGALVQWFRDQLGIIRSADEIETLAASVDDNGGAYIVPAFSGLFAPYWRSDARGVVTGLTRYVTKGHLARAVLEATSWQTREVVDAMFQDSGVQITTLKVDGGMTKNNLLMQHQADVLGVPVIRPKVSETTCLGAAYAAGLATGVWNDLDELKSHWQKDVEWTPNMEASVRDREYHNWRKAVEKSFGWHEDGEG; the protein is encoded by the coding sequence ACCGAGATCTGGTCGAAGGTGCAGGCCGTGGTCGCGGGCGCCCTCGCGAAGGCCGGGCTCCGCGCCGACCAGCTCAGCGCGATGGGGATCACCAACCAGCGCGAGACGACGGTCCTTTGGGACCGGGCCACGGGCAAGCCCGTGCACAACGCGATCGTCTGGCAGGACACCCGTACCTCCGCACTCTGCAACGAACTCGGCGGCTCGGACGGGCAGGACCGTTTCCGTGAGCAGACCGGACTGCCGCTGGCCAGCTACTTCTCCGGGCCCAAGGCGGCCTGGCTGCTCGACAACGTGCCGGGACTGCGGGCCCGCGCCGAGCGCGGCGAGATCGCCTTCGGCACGATCGACTCCTGGCTGATCTGGAACCTCACCGGCGGCACGGACGGCGGAAAGCACGTCACCGACGTGACCAACGCCGGCCGCACGATGCTGATGAACCTCGAAACACTCCAGTGGGACCAGTCCATCCTCTCCGCGATGAACGTCCCCGAGGCAGTCCTCCCGGAGATCAGGTCCTCGTCCGAGGTGTACGGGACCGCCGTCGGCCAACTCGCGGGCGTCCCGGTGGCGTCGGCGCTGGGCGACCAGCAGGCCGCGGTGTTCGGACAGGCCTGCTACGACGTGGGCACGGCCAAGAACACGTACGGGACGGGCAGTTTCCTGCTGCTCAACACCGGGAACCGGCCCGTGCCCTCGAAGAACGGGCTGCTGACCACGATGGGGTACAAGATCGGATCGGAGGCGCCGGTCTACTGCCTCGAAGGGTCCATCGCGATCACCGGCGCGCTCGTGCAGTGGTTCCGCGACCAGCTCGGCATCATCCGCAGCGCCGACGAGATCGAGACCCTCGCCGCGAGCGTCGACGACAACGGCGGCGCGTACATCGTGCCCGCGTTCTCGGGCCTGTTCGCGCCCTACTGGCGCTCCGACGCACGCGGTGTCGTCACCGGCCTGACCAGGTACGTCACGAAGGGACACCTCGCGCGGGCCGTCCTGGAGGCGACGAGCTGGCAGACGCGTGAGGTCGTGGACGCCATGTTCCAGGACTCCGGGGTGCAGATCACGACCCTGAAGGTGGACGGCGGCATGACCAAGAACAATCTGCTGATGCAGCACCAGGCGGATGTGCTCGGGGTGCCGGTGATCCGCCCGAAGGTCTCCGAGACGACCTGCCTGGGAGCGGCGTACGCGGCCGGTCTGGCGACCGGCGTGTGGAACGACCTCGACGAGCTGAAGTCGCACTGGCAGAAGGACGTCGAGTGGACGCCGAACATGGAGGCGTCCGTCCGTGACCGCGAGTACCACAACTGGCGCAAGGCGGTGGAGAAGAGCTTCGGCTGGCACGAGGACGGCGAGGGCTGA